In a single window of the Aminomonas paucivorans DSM 12260 genome:
- a CDS encoding YibE/F family protein has translation MKRFEGSSRRRHVLLALLLALLSLGLWWMPTGFERPDLNAAPRAQARVLETDDSRVFRFGIVREGVQELRLRILGGPFRGQEVEASNQLQGKMELDKLFRPGDRVLTVLDVEGDRILHATAVDHYRLDTEGLLLGLFTLLLVAFAGWTGLSALLSFVFSVLVIWKVMLPGFLRGYDPLAVAVGVVVLLTGAIIFLVAGVGRKGVTAFLGALAGLGLTCLLSVLFGGAFRIHGAVKPFAETLLYCGYPNLDLGRVFLSGIFIASSGAVMDLAMDIAAAMHELRERRPDLSMREAVASGFAVGRSVIGTMTTTLLLAYSGGYSTMLLVFLAQGTPVVNVLNLQYVAAEILHTLVGSFGLVAVAPLTALLGGWVYFRHPAASCRRTQRVPAGEES, from the coding sequence ATGAAGCGGTTCGAAGGCTCTTCCCGGCGGCGGCATGTCCTGCTGGCCCTGTTGTTGGCGCTGCTTTCCCTGGGGCTCTGGTGGATGCCCACGGGGTTCGAACGCCCCGACCTGAACGCGGCCCCCCGGGCCCAGGCCCGGGTGCTGGAGACGGACGACTCCCGGGTCTTCCGGTTCGGTATCGTCCGGGAGGGGGTACAGGAGCTGCGTCTGCGGATTCTGGGGGGGCCCTTCCGGGGACAGGAGGTGGAGGCCTCCAACCAACTACAGGGGAAGATGGAGCTGGACAAGCTCTTCCGCCCGGGAGACCGGGTCCTGACGGTGCTGGACGTGGAGGGAGATCGCATCCTCCACGCCACGGCGGTGGACCACTACCGTCTGGACACGGAGGGGCTGCTCCTGGGGCTCTTCACCCTTCTCCTGGTGGCCTTTGCGGGGTGGACGGGGCTGTCGGCCCTGCTCTCCTTCGTCTTCTCGGTGCTGGTGATCTGGAAGGTCATGCTGCCGGGGTTCCTTCGGGGGTATGACCCCCTGGCGGTGGCGGTGGGGGTGGTGGTGCTCCTCACCGGGGCCATCATCTTCCTGGTGGCCGGGGTGGGACGCAAGGGGGTCACCGCCTTTCTGGGGGCGCTGGCGGGCCTGGGGCTTACCTGCCTCCTGTCGGTGCTCTTCGGGGGGGCCTTCCGCATCCACGGGGCGGTGAAACCCTTCGCGGAGACCCTGCTCTACTGCGGCTACCCCAACCTGGACCTGGGGCGGGTCTTCCTGAGCGGCATCTTCATCGCCTCATCCGGGGCGGTGATGGATCTGGCCATGGACATCGCAGCGGCGATGCACGAGCTTCGGGAGCGTCGCCCGGATCTCTCGATGCGCGAGGCGGTGGCGTCGGGCTTCGCCGTGGGGCGTTCGGTGATCGGTACCATGACCACCACCCTGCTTCTGGCCTACTCCGGGGGGTACAGCACCATGCTCCTGGTGTTCCTGGCCCAGGGGACTCCCGTGGTGAACGTGCTGAACCTCCAATACGTGGCGGCGGAGATCCTCCACACCCTGGTGGGCAGCTTCGGCCTCGTGGCGGTAGCCCCCCTCACGGCCCTCCTGGGGGGATGGGTCTATTTCCGACATCCCGCCGCATCTTGCCGCCGGACCCAGAGGGTCCCGGCGGGGGAGGAGTCCTGA
- a CDS encoding alkaline phosphatase: protein MVRWLRSIRTLRVLWGLAALGMALGCIAPSAPASAAGENPKYVFLFIGDGMGMPQINAAEIYLKSHPGQAGSPTIQKLALSSLPVQGMCTTYSANSFITDSAPAATSLASGFKTDNGIIGMDPPKKKRFVPVSRMAKEKGRRVGVVSSASIDHATPAAFYASVPSRKDYYDISRQLVDSGFDYFAGGGLLQPKGKKGDQPSSIDYAKEKGYRFVDSREEFLKLRPGVGKVLAFAPRRDEDQALPYALDGDGGDVSLAEFTAKGIELLDNPKGFFMMVEGGKIDWACHANDAAAAVRDTLAFDEAVRVARSFAARHPKETLIVVTGDHECGGMTIGFAGTQYETFFDKVRFQKGSYQAFDAKLAAYRKSHSPKDARLADLLPLIEADFGLTVLPPGRKAALEKMAKAGDRDAKGRLALALTPREQKLLEESFVASMNPESLKKGDETAYLVYGGYEPLSVTLTHLLNQKAGIGWTSYSHTGIPVPVFAEGAGQSLFQGYYDNTDIARRLMGLMGRSPVAVASR from the coding sequence ATGGTGCGCTGGCTTCGTTCGATCCGGACCCTGAGGGTCCTTTGGGGGTTGGCTGCGCTGGGGATGGCCTTGGGGTGTATCGCCCCCTCCGCCCCGGCATCGGCAGCGGGAGAGAACCCCAAGTACGTCTTCCTGTTCATCGGCGACGGCATGGGGATGCCGCAGATCAACGCGGCGGAGATCTACCTGAAGTCCCATCCCGGGCAGGCGGGCAGCCCCACCATCCAGAAGCTGGCCCTGAGCAGCCTGCCGGTGCAGGGAATGTGCACCACCTACTCCGCCAACTCCTTCATCACCGACTCCGCCCCCGCCGCCACCAGCCTGGCCTCGGGCTTCAAGACGGACAACGGGATCATCGGCATGGACCCTCCCAAGAAGAAGCGTTTCGTCCCGGTGAGCCGCATGGCCAAGGAAAAGGGGCGTCGGGTGGGGGTGGTCTCCAGCGCCTCCATCGACCACGCCACCCCTGCGGCGTTCTACGCCTCCGTTCCCTCCCGGAAGGACTACTACGACATCTCCCGACAGCTCGTGGACAGCGGCTTCGACTACTTCGCCGGGGGCGGCCTTCTCCAGCCCAAGGGGAAGAAGGGGGATCAGCCCAGCAGCATCGACTACGCCAAGGAAAAGGGTTACCGGTTCGTGGACTCCCGGGAGGAGTTTCTGAAGCTTCGTCCCGGCGTCGGGAAGGTCCTGGCCTTCGCGCCTCGTCGGGACGAGGATCAGGCTCTGCCCTACGCCCTGGACGGAGACGGAGGGGATGTCTCCCTGGCGGAGTTCACCGCCAAGGGCATCGAGCTGCTGGACAACCCCAAGGGGTTCTTCATGATGGTGGAGGGAGGCAAGATCGACTGGGCCTGCCACGCCAACGACGCCGCCGCGGCGGTGCGGGACACCCTGGCCTTCGACGAGGCGGTGCGGGTAGCCCGGAGCTTCGCCGCCCGGCACCCCAAGGAGACCCTCATCGTAGTGACGGGGGACCACGAGTGCGGCGGCATGACCATCGGCTTCGCCGGGACCCAGTACGAAACCTTCTTCGACAAGGTTCGCTTCCAGAAGGGGTCCTACCAGGCCTTCGACGCCAAGCTGGCGGCCTACCGGAAGTCCCACTCTCCCAAGGATGCCCGTCTGGCGGACCTGCTGCCCCTCATTGAGGCGGACTTCGGTCTGACGGTGCTGCCTCCGGGACGCAAGGCCGCTCTGGAGAAGATGGCCAAGGCGGGGGATCGGGACGCCAAGGGGCGCCTTGCCCTGGCCCTCACCCCGAGGGAACAGAAGCTCCTGGAGGAGTCCTTCGTCGCCAGCATGAACCCCGAGAGTCTCAAGAAGGGGGACGAGACGGCCTACCTGGTCTACGGGGGCTACGAACCCCTTTCCGTGACCCTGACCCACCTCCTCAACCAGAAGGCGGGCATCGGCTGGACCAGCTACTCCCACACGGGGATCCCCGTGCCGGTCTTCGCCGAGGGGGCGGGACAGAGCCTCTTCCAGGGCTACTACGACAACACGGACATCGCCCGCAGGCTCATGGGCCTCATGGGGCGCAGCCCCGTGGCCGTGGCCTCCCGCTAA
- a CDS encoding phosphoribosyltransferase family protein, with translation MSETHYTLKVAGIERELKKVRVAPGLVIASFVMLGDTELVERCADALLPKMPREELDLLVCLEAKGIPLTHALARRLSLDYVTVRKSVKSYMEDPLVVEVRSITTQAPQTLVLDGVDRRRLRGRRVGVVDDVVSTGGSLKAVEALLSQAEASVVCRVAVLLEEGGYHGEDLLYLEKLPVFPEGR, from the coding sequence ATGAGCGAAACCCATTACACCCTGAAGGTGGCGGGAATCGAGCGGGAGCTGAAGAAGGTCCGGGTGGCTCCGGGTCTGGTCATCGCCTCCTTCGTGATGCTGGGGGACACGGAGCTGGTGGAGCGGTGCGCCGACGCCCTACTGCCCAAGATGCCTCGGGAGGAGCTGGATCTGCTGGTCTGTCTGGAGGCCAAGGGAATCCCCCTCACCCACGCCCTGGCCCGGAGGCTGAGCCTGGATTACGTGACGGTGCGCAAGTCCGTGAAGAGCTACATGGAGGACCCCCTGGTGGTGGAGGTGCGCTCCATCACCACCCAGGCCCCCCAGACCCTGGTGCTGGACGGGGTGGACCGGCGGCGTCTCCGGGGTCGGCGGGTGGGGGTGGTGGACGATGTGGTGTCCACCGGGGGCTCCCTGAAGGCGGTGGAAGCCCTGTTGTCCCAGGCGGAGGCCTCCGTGGTCTGCCGTGTGGCGGTGCTGCTGGAGGAGGGGGGCTACCACGGGGAAGACCTGCTCTATCTGGAGAAGCTCCCGGTCTTTCCCGAAGGGCGCTGA
- a CDS encoding hybrid sensor histidine kinase/response regulator: MERRRIGGIPLKWIAGGLGVLLLLSGFLLIRDGLEILRFQEQRLLLASRQVLEVLAAQRMALLGFRKDQLLADGRVMARSPVVEMAVLPLLGGKPSPDSLHFLTRWLELRRRVFHHRGAVLLDAAGHPRLEVGGGVFPADRVAQVLARLRGGAEPRLVDLGGTPEESTVVLGIPLMREGMEAAPGGFVLYLLDPRQFLRGVLDPLPLPYAGGRVRLRFPLSPEERGTREEDRLVARADLPGFAWLVEVSVPRDEVLRPLREKVRLLLGAAGFLVLALALGGLAMWNRRETQFYRHRYELERDLRASEERYRRIVETSLEGICALDEGFRVILANPRLCEMLGYEKEEELLGRPVEEFLFPEDREDQRLRHEVRRSGRGERYERRFRRRDGENLWAHVSASPVQDEEGRFCGSFAMLTDQTARVEADRLRARLEDQLLQAQKMESVGRLAGGVAHDFNNLLTGILGYTELARGKLEGQEGAVRDLEEVERLGRRATDLTRQLLAFSRRQTLDPKVVDLNERIEESLRLLDRLLGEDVQIRFRPGEDLGLVRVDPAQFEQVLVNLAVNARDAMPEGGILSLRTSHVELRAEAAVWYLEAAPGSYVLLEVSDTGTGMDEETRAHLFEPFFTTKPVGKGTGLGLSMVYGIVKQHGGHLWVYSEPGKGSTFKIYLPREGGSLEPSGEPQKDPRQETPLEGLVLLAEDEPAVRGLVERILRGRGLEVLVAENARQAEALFRERKDQVQLLLSDVVLPDLNGKELHERLLAIRPDLPVLFTSGYHEDVIAHRGVLDPGVLFLPKPFTARDLVAKVREALGRDGA; this comes from the coding sequence ATGGAAAGGCGAAGGATCGGGGGCATTCCCCTGAAGTGGATCGCCGGGGGCCTGGGGGTCCTGCTGCTTCTCTCCGGGTTTCTCCTGATCCGGGACGGACTGGAGATCCTCCGCTTCCAGGAGCAGCGCCTTCTCCTGGCTTCACGGCAGGTCCTGGAGGTTCTGGCGGCGCAGCGCATGGCCCTGCTGGGGTTTCGGAAAGACCAGCTCCTGGCCGACGGGAGGGTCATGGCCCGAAGTCCCGTGGTGGAAATGGCGGTCCTACCCCTCCTGGGAGGAAAACCCTCCCCCGATTCCCTCCATTTCCTGACGCGATGGCTGGAGCTGCGGCGTCGGGTGTTCCACCACCGAGGGGCGGTCCTGCTGGATGCGGCGGGACATCCCCGCCTGGAGGTGGGGGGCGGGGTGTTCCCGGCGGACCGGGTGGCGCAGGTTCTGGCACGGCTTCGGGGAGGAGCGGAACCCCGCCTGGTGGATCTGGGAGGCACCCCGGAGGAATCCACGGTGGTCTTGGGAATCCCCCTGATGCGGGAAGGGATGGAGGCCGCGCCGGGAGGGTTCGTGCTCTACCTCCTGGATCCCCGTCAGTTCCTCCGGGGGGTGCTGGATCCCCTGCCCCTTCCCTACGCCGGGGGGCGGGTGAGGTTGCGCTTCCCCCTCTCCCCGGAGGAGCGAGGGACGAGGGAGGAGGACCGACTGGTGGCCCGGGCGGACCTCCCGGGGTTCGCCTGGCTGGTGGAGGTCTCGGTCCCGCGGGACGAGGTTCTTCGCCCCCTGCGGGAGAAGGTGCGGCTTCTTCTGGGGGCTGCGGGGTTTCTGGTCCTGGCCCTGGCCCTGGGGGGGCTGGCGATGTGGAACCGCAGGGAAACCCAGTTCTACCGCCATCGGTACGAGCTGGAACGGGATCTCCGGGCCAGCGAGGAGCGCTATAGGCGCATCGTGGAGACTTCCCTGGAGGGAATCTGTGCCCTGGACGAGGGTTTTCGGGTGATCCTGGCGAACCCTCGGCTCTGCGAGATGCTGGGTTACGAAAAGGAGGAGGAACTCCTGGGCCGTCCCGTGGAGGAGTTCCTCTTCCCGGAGGACCGGGAGGATCAGAGGCTCCGCCACGAGGTGCGGCGGTCGGGGCGAGGAGAGCGGTACGAACGCCGCTTCCGGCGCCGGGACGGGGAAAACCTCTGGGCCCACGTCTCCGCTTCCCCCGTGCAGGACGAAGAGGGGCGCTTCTGCGGGTCCTTTGCCATGCTGACGGACCAGACCGCCCGGGTGGAGGCGGACCGTCTCCGGGCGCGCCTGGAGGACCAGCTCCTCCAGGCGCAGAAGATGGAGTCCGTGGGGCGCCTGGCGGGAGGGGTGGCCCACGACTTCAACAACCTGCTGACGGGCATCCTGGGCTATACGGAACTGGCCCGAGGGAAGCTGGAGGGGCAGGAGGGGGCAGTTCGGGATCTGGAGGAGGTGGAGCGTCTGGGGCGCAGGGCCACGGACCTCACCCGCCAGCTTCTGGCCTTCAGCCGCCGCCAGACCCTGGACCCCAAGGTGGTGGACCTGAACGAGCGGATCGAGGAAAGCCTCCGGCTGCTCGACCGTCTTCTGGGGGAGGATGTGCAGATCCGTTTCCGCCCCGGGGAGGACCTGGGACTGGTTCGAGTGGACCCTGCCCAGTTCGAGCAGGTGCTCGTGAACCTGGCGGTGAACGCCCGGGACGCCATGCCCGAAGGGGGAATCCTCTCCCTGCGGACGTCCCACGTGGAGCTTCGTGCTGAGGCGGCGGTCTGGTATCTGGAGGCCGCCCCGGGTTCCTACGTCCTGCTGGAGGTGTCCGACACGGGCACGGGGATGGATGAGGAAACTAGGGCGCACCTGTTCGAGCCCTTCTTCACCACCAAGCCCGTGGGCAAGGGGACGGGGCTGGGGCTGTCCATGGTGTACGGCATCGTGAAGCAGCACGGGGGGCATCTGTGGGTCTACAGCGAACCGGGCAAGGGGAGCACCTTCAAGATCTATCTTCCCCGGGAGGGAGGCTCCTTGGAGCCCTCCGGGGAGCCCCAGAAGGATCCCCGCCAGGAAACCCCCCTGGAGGGGCTGGTGCTCCTGGCGGAGGACGAACCGGCGGTTCGCGGCCTGGTGGAGCGGATCCTGAGGGGGAGGGGTCTGGAGGTCCTGGTGGCGGAGAACGCCCGGCAGGCGGAGGCCCTCTTCCGGGAGAGGAAGGATCAGGTGCAACTTCTCCTGTCGGACGTGGTGCTGCCGGACCTCAACGGCAAGGAGCTCCACGAGAGGCTCCTGGCGATCCGGCCGGACCTTCCGGTCCTGTTCACTTCCGGGTACCACGAGGACGTCATCGCCCACCGGGGCGTCCTGGACCCGGGGGTCCTCTTCCTGCCCAAGCCCTTCACCGCCCGGGACCTGGTGGCGAAGGTCCGGGAAGCCCTGGGGAGGGACGGGGCGTGA
- a CDS encoding glutamine amidotransferase: protein MKRILLAGESWMKHTIHVKGFDSFTTSEYEEGAAWLLEAFRQGGHEVTFLPNHQAPERFPATGEELGRYDAVFLSDIGSNTLLLAPDTFNRSRPTPDRCAALRDWVLEGGSLCMVGGYMSFSGIDAKARYGATALAEVLPVECLTTDDRVEIPQGTVPTVRMPHHAVFQGMDGEWPFFLGYNRTLPREGSEVLASVGEDPFVALRVCGKGRTAAFASDCAPHWGPEGFVTWRHYPTFWNNLVRWMTA from the coding sequence ATGAAGAGGATCCTGCTTGCGGGAGAGTCCTGGATGAAGCACACCATCCACGTGAAGGGTTTCGACAGCTTCACCACCAGCGAATACGAGGAGGGGGCGGCCTGGCTTCTGGAGGCCTTCCGACAGGGGGGGCACGAGGTGACCTTCCTGCCCAACCACCAGGCCCCGGAGCGCTTCCCCGCCACGGGGGAGGAACTGGGGCGCTACGACGCGGTGTTCCTCTCCGACATCGGCTCCAACACCCTGCTGCTGGCGCCGGACACCTTCAACCGCAGCCGTCCCACCCCGGACCGGTGCGCCGCCCTGCGGGACTGGGTGCTGGAGGGTGGCTCCCTCTGCATGGTGGGGGGGTACATGTCCTTCTCGGGCATCGACGCCAAGGCCCGCTACGGCGCCACCGCCCTGGCGGAGGTGCTGCCCGTGGAGTGCCTGACCACGGACGACCGGGTGGAGATCCCCCAGGGGACGGTGCCCACGGTGCGGATGCCCCACCACGCGGTCTTCCAGGGCATGGACGGGGAATGGCCCTTCTTCCTGGGGTACAACCGCACCCTCCCCCGGGAGGGGAGCGAGGTGCTGGCCTCGGTGGGGGAGGACCCCTTCGTGGCCCTTCGGGTCTGCGGCAAAGGGCGGACCGCCGCCTTCGCCTCGGATTGCGCTCCTCACTGGGGTCCCGAGGGCTTCGTCACCTGGAGGCACTACCCCACCTTCTGGAACAACCTGGTCCGCTGGATGACCGCCTAG
- a CDS encoding cyclase family protein has protein sequence MRVVDLTHRIEEGMPVFPGTEPPRLTPANTLEKDGFRETLLSLYSHTGTHMDAPAHMLGEGATLDVLAADRFLGPALVVDVSDLRGASVTAERLAPHREALGRAKYLLLRTRWDRFWGQEAYFGPFPCLTREAAAWLGAFPLKGVGADAISFDPIDSPDFPVHRTLLGRGVVLVENLTGLGGLPEEGFLFGAFPLRYALADGAPVRAVGMLP, from the coding sequence GTGAGGGTGGTGGACCTGACCCATCGCATCGAGGAAGGCATGCCCGTGTTTCCTGGGACGGAGCCCCCGAGGCTGACCCCGGCGAACACCCTGGAGAAGGACGGATTCCGGGAGACCCTGCTCTCCCTGTACTCCCACACGGGGACCCATATGGACGCTCCGGCGCACATGCTGGGGGAGGGAGCCACGCTGGACGTCCTGGCGGCGGACCGCTTTCTGGGGCCTGCTCTGGTGGTGGACGTCTCGGACCTGAGGGGGGCGTCGGTGACGGCGGAGAGGCTGGCGCCCCACCGGGAGGCCCTGGGGCGGGCGAAGTACCTGCTTCTGCGCACCCGCTGGGACCGGTTCTGGGGACAGGAGGCCTACTTTGGTCCCTTCCCCTGCCTGACCCGGGAGGCTGCGGCTTGGCTGGGAGCCTTCCCCCTCAAGGGGGTGGGGGCGGACGCCATCTCCTTCGACCCCATAGATTCCCCGGACTTCCCGGTCCACCGGACCCTCCTGGGGCGGGGGGTCGTGCTGGTGGAGAACCTGACGGGACTGGGCGGGCTGCCGGAGGAGGGGTTCCTCTTCGGGGCCTTTCCCCTGCGGTACGCCCTTGCGGACGGGGCCCCGGTGAGGGCGGTGGGGATGCTTCCCTAA
- a CDS encoding SHOCT domain-containing protein produces the protein MKRRSRPVPVWWGILPLSLDESGLAPALPIPGGMTLRVLLLFFFLALLFRIAQFRRRIRALQGDPEGEALRAILERRFVRGEITREEYERYKDDLDA, from the coding sequence GTGAAGAGGAGGTCCCGTCCTGTCCCGGTGTGGTGGGGCATTCTGCCCCTTTCCCTCGACGAGAGCGGGCTGGCCCCGGCCCTTCCCATCCCCGGGGGGATGACCCTGCGGGTGCTGCTGCTGTTCTTCTTCCTGGCCCTGCTGTTCCGCATCGCCCAGTTCCGCCGACGGATCCGGGCCCTGCAGGGCGACCCGGAGGGGGAGGCCCTGCGGGCGATCCTGGAGCGCCGCTTTGTCCGGGGGGAGATCACCCGGGAGGAGTACGAGCGGTACAAGGACGACCTGGATGCTTGA
- a CDS encoding HD domain-containing phosphohydrolase — MGRRVLLTAWLLLWFAASVRGGDAQARRVLVIHSYGRDMSWTEDVHRGIQDFFAAQDPTLELRAEYLDTKHWTGSPYLDELGGLLRRKLRGVRLDGILLSDNNALDFFLRYLEPLFSQTPVVAVGINGPTDPRLPAHIRVLPEATDLPKTLDLALRVNPQAERVHYLHDGTESGRLLAEEARPFLENLRGARGTAREFRSLREAERFLNSLGSGDVVVLSTFFRDQEQGRGVTPREVAQVLSRASPVPVWSCWTIYLPFGVVGGYMLDPRKVGEQGARLLDLTWRGVLPAERLHPSASGGYYADYRVLRRFGLELHQWPADTRVVGRPPSFYERHRPVLLGAGAVVLLLLGVIVLLAAALRAKNRALTQRRQMEKLQEEIRAVQEETIDLLGEAIEGRSRETANHVRRVAETAAFLGRGLGLPEQEVLLLRRVAPLHDVGKIAVPDAILCKPGRLDPQEFEQVKRHAALEEELLSRSPRESLSAAAIIAGQHHERWDGAGYPRGLREEEIHLYGRIVAVADVFDALANRRCYKEAWPISRVVESFRDERGRQFDPLLVDLLLEGMEEVLSIQARFPDR; from the coding sequence GTGGGACGTCGGGTCCTCCTGACAGCATGGCTGCTCCTGTGGTTCGCCGCATCGGTCCGGGGGGGGGATGCCCAGGCTCGTCGGGTCCTGGTGATCCATTCCTACGGACGGGACATGAGCTGGACCGAGGACGTCCACCGGGGGATCCAGGATTTCTTCGCCGCCCAGGACCCGACGCTGGAGCTGCGGGCGGAGTACCTGGACACGAAGCACTGGACCGGTTCCCCCTATCTGGACGAGTTGGGGGGACTCCTTAGGAGGAAGCTCCGGGGGGTCCGCCTGGACGGGATCCTCCTATCGGACAACAACGCTCTGGACTTTTTCCTTCGCTACCTCGAGCCCCTGTTCTCCCAGACGCCGGTGGTGGCGGTGGGGATCAACGGTCCGACGGATCCCCGCCTTCCCGCCCACATCCGCGTCCTCCCCGAGGCCACGGACCTCCCCAAGACCCTGGACCTGGCCCTGCGGGTCAACCCGCAGGCCGAACGGGTCCACTACCTCCACGACGGCACCGAATCGGGGCGGCTCCTGGCGGAGGAGGCTCGCCCCTTCCTGGAGAACCTCCGAGGCGCCCGGGGAACTGCCCGGGAGTTCCGCTCCCTCCGAGAGGCGGAACGTTTCCTGAACAGCCTGGGGTCGGGGGACGTGGTGGTCCTGTCCACCTTCTTTCGGGACCAGGAGCAGGGACGGGGGGTCACCCCCCGGGAGGTGGCCCAGGTCCTTTCCCGGGCGTCTCCGGTCCCCGTCTGGTCCTGCTGGACCATCTACCTGCCCTTCGGGGTGGTGGGGGGGTACATGCTGGACCCCCGGAAGGTGGGGGAACAGGGGGCGCGGCTTCTGGACCTGACCTGGCGGGGAGTCCTGCCCGCCGAAAGGCTTCATCCCTCGGCCTCGGGGGGCTACTACGCGGACTATCGGGTTCTGCGCCGGTTCGGTCTGGAACTCCACCAGTGGCCTGCGGACACCCGGGTGGTGGGACGCCCGCCCTCCTTCTACGAGCGTCACCGCCCGGTTCTTCTGGGGGCGGGGGCGGTGGTCCTGCTCCTGCTGGGGGTCATCGTCCTCCTGGCCGCGGCCCTGCGGGCGAAGAACCGGGCCCTGACGCAGCGCCGGCAGATGGAGAAACTGCAGGAGGAGATCCGGGCGGTGCAGGAGGAGACCATCGATCTCCTGGGGGAGGCCATCGAAGGGCGTTCCCGGGAGACGGCGAACCACGTCCGCCGGGTCGCCGAGACGGCCGCCTTCCTGGGGAGGGGGCTGGGGCTGCCGGAGCAGGAGGTCCTGTTGCTTCGCAGGGTGGCGCCCCTGCACGATGTGGGCAAGATCGCCGTCCCCGACGCGATTCTCTGCAAGCCCGGACGCCTGGACCCCCAGGAGTTTGAGCAGGTGAAGCGCCACGCCGCCCTGGAGGAGGAGCTGCTGAGCCGTTCGCCCCGGGAATCCCTGTCGGCGGCGGCGATCATCGCGGGGCAGCACCACGAACGGTGGGACGGAGCCGGGTACCCTCGGGGGCTTCGAGAGGAGGAGATCCACCTTTACGGGCGCATCGTGGCGGTGGCAGACGTCTTCGATGCCCTGGCGAACCGGCGATGCTACAAGGAAGCCTGGCCGATCTCCCGGGTGGTGGAGTCTTTTCGGGACGAGAGGGGAAGGCAGTTCGACCCTCTCCTGGTGGACCTGCTTCTGGAGGGGATGGAGGAGGTCCTCTCCATCCAGGCGCGCTTCCCGGATCGGTGA
- a CDS encoding M20 metallopeptidase family protein, protein MAETGKAAQELQPCLVAWRRRLHTLAEVGMDLPRTKAFLEDALKEMGLVPRHLGAGLAVDLTGEKPGKALAIRSDMDALPLREETGLPFACPDEAVHACGHDAHMAMLLGAAALLAERREALSGTVRFLFQPGEEQGRGAANLIAAGALWGMDGICGLHVGRLFPELGSGQVGVRSGTAMASMDRFEVLLRGKATHGALPHQGIDPIVMAGEFVGALQTLVSREIPAVRPAVVSLGRIQGGSAFNIIPGEVRLEGTFRAVTPEDREFLARRVEELARGVAALHGGEAEVLWEKGAPPVVNRRGFTEAFRRSAGKILPPEDLVDLEAPTLVGEDMALYLERLPGTFFFLGGGEGAPHHHPQFDLDEEVLWRGTALFVRFALDFCSGAEVP, encoded by the coding sequence ATGGCGGAGACGGGAAAGGCCGCCCAGGAACTGCAGCCCTGTCTGGTCGCCTGGCGGCGGCGGCTGCACACCCTGGCGGAGGTGGGGATGGACCTGCCCCGCACCAAGGCGTTCCTGGAGGATGCCCTGAAGGAGATGGGGCTGGTGCCCCGACACCTGGGGGCGGGGTTGGCGGTGGACCTGACGGGGGAGAAGCCCGGGAAGGCCCTGGCGATCCGGTCGGATATGGATGCCCTGCCCCTTCGGGAGGAGACGGGGCTTCCCTTCGCCTGCCCCGACGAGGCGGTGCACGCCTGCGGGCACGACGCCCACATGGCCATGCTCCTGGGGGCGGCGGCGCTCCTGGCGGAGCGACGTGAGGCCCTGTCGGGCACGGTGCGCTTCCTCTTCCAGCCCGGGGAGGAACAAGGAAGGGGGGCGGCGAACCTCATCGCCGCAGGGGCCCTCTGGGGGATGGACGGAATCTGCGGCCTCCACGTGGGGCGTCTCTTCCCCGAGCTGGGCAGCGGTCAGGTGGGGGTGCGAAGCGGCACCGCCATGGCCAGCATGGACCGGTTCGAGGTGCTCCTGCGGGGCAAGGCAACCCACGGGGCCTTGCCCCATCAGGGCATCGACCCCATCGTCATGGCGGGGGAGTTCGTGGGGGCCCTCCAGACCCTGGTGAGCCGGGAGATCCCTGCCGTCCGTCCCGCGGTGGTCTCCCTGGGGCGCATCCAGGGGGGGAGCGCCTTCAACATCATCCCAGGCGAGGTGCGCCTGGAGGGGACCTTCCGGGCCGTCACCCCGGAGGACCGGGAGTTCCTGGCCCGACGGGTGGAGGAGCTGGCCCGGGGGGTGGCGGCCCTCCACGGCGGGGAGGCGGAGGTGCTCTGGGAGAAGGGGGCGCCGCCGGTGGTGAACCGCCGGGGCTTCACGGAGGCCTTCCGGCGCAGCGCCGGGAAGATCCTGCCCCCGGAGGACCTGGTGGACCTGGAGGCCCCCACCCTGGTGGGGGAGGACATGGCCCTCTATCTGGAGCGGCTCCCCGGCACCTTCTTCTTCCTGGGGGGGGGCGAGGGGGCCCCGCACCACCACCCCCAATTCGACCTGGACGAGGAGGTCCTGTGGAGGGGCACCGCCCTCTTCGTGCGCTTCGCCCTGGACTTCTGCTCCGGCGCGGAAGTCCCCTGA